A single window of Prionailurus viverrinus isolate Anna chromosome F1, UM_Priviv_1.0, whole genome shotgun sequence DNA harbors:
- the RD3 gene encoding protein RD3 isoform X2: MNGPGGAMSLIPWLRWNEGPPRPSSRRPAEMVLDTLMMELAGQMREVERQQWERSNAVRKICTGVDYSWLASTPRPTYDLSPGERLQLEDVCAKIHPSYCGPAILRFRQLLAEQEPEVREVSQLFRSVLQEVLDRMKQEEEARKLTRQWSLRPRGNLALATFKTRARISPFTSDIRTISEDVERDTPPPLRTWSLPEFRAPKED, from the exons atgaatg GGCCTGGGGGGGCCATGTCCCTCATCCCATGGCTTCGGTGGAATGAAGGCCCCCCGCGGCCGTCATCCCGGAGGCCGGCTGAGATGGTGCTGGACACGCTCATGATGGAGCTGGCGGGACAGATGCGAGAGGTGGAGAGGCAGCAATGGGAGCGCAGCAACGCAGTCAGGAAGATCTGCACTGGGGTGGACTACAGCTGGCTGGCCAGCACACCCCGGCCCACCTACGACCTCAGCCCTGGCGAGCGGCTGCAGCTGGAGGACGTCTGTGCCAAGATCCACCCGTCCTACTGCGGGCCCGCCATCCTCAG GTTCCGGCAGCTACTGGCCGAGCAGGAGCCTGAGGTGCGGGAGGTGTCCCAGCTCTTCCGCTCGGTGCTGCAGGAGGTCCTGGACAGAatgaagcaggaggaggaggcccgCAAGCTGACGCGCCAGTGGAGCCTACGGCCCCGCGGCAACCTGGCGCTGGCCACCTTCAAGACCCGCGCGCGCATCTCTCCCTTCACCAGCGACATCCGGACCATCTCGGAGGACGTGGAGCGGGACACGCCGCCGCCGCTCCGGACCTGGAGCCTGCCCGAGTTCCGGGCGCCCAAAGAGGACTGA
- the RD3 gene encoding protein RD3 isoform X1 has translation MRGPRKTHSCPVSAGPGGAMSLIPWLRWNEGPPRPSSRRPAEMVLDTLMMELAGQMREVERQQWERSNAVRKICTGVDYSWLASTPRPTYDLSPGERLQLEDVCAKIHPSYCGPAILRFRQLLAEQEPEVREVSQLFRSVLQEVLDRMKQEEEARKLTRQWSLRPRGNLALATFKTRARISPFTSDIRTISEDVERDTPPPLRTWSLPEFRAPKED, from the exons atg AGGGGTCCAAGGAAGACGCACTCCTGCCCTGTCTCGGCAGGGCCTGGGGGGGCCATGTCCCTCATCCCATGGCTTCGGTGGAATGAAGGCCCCCCGCGGCCGTCATCCCGGAGGCCGGCTGAGATGGTGCTGGACACGCTCATGATGGAGCTGGCGGGACAGATGCGAGAGGTGGAGAGGCAGCAATGGGAGCGCAGCAACGCAGTCAGGAAGATCTGCACTGGGGTGGACTACAGCTGGCTGGCCAGCACACCCCGGCCCACCTACGACCTCAGCCCTGGCGAGCGGCTGCAGCTGGAGGACGTCTGTGCCAAGATCCACCCGTCCTACTGCGGGCCCGCCATCCTCAG GTTCCGGCAGCTACTGGCCGAGCAGGAGCCTGAGGTGCGGGAGGTGTCCCAGCTCTTCCGCTCGGTGCTGCAGGAGGTCCTGGACAGAatgaagcaggaggaggaggcccgCAAGCTGACGCGCCAGTGGAGCCTACGGCCCCGCGGCAACCTGGCGCTGGCCACCTTCAAGACCCGCGCGCGCATCTCTCCCTTCACCAGCGACATCCGGACCATCTCGGAGGACGTGGAGCGGGACACGCCGCCGCCGCTCCGGACCTGGAGCCTGCCCGAGTTCCGGGCGCCCAAAGAGGACTGA
- the RD3 gene encoding protein RD3 isoform X3, which yields MSLIPWLRWNEGPPRPSSRRPAEMVLDTLMMELAGQMREVERQQWERSNAVRKICTGVDYSWLASTPRPTYDLSPGERLQLEDVCAKIHPSYCGPAILRFRQLLAEQEPEVREVSQLFRSVLQEVLDRMKQEEEARKLTRQWSLRPRGNLALATFKTRARISPFTSDIRTISEDVERDTPPPLRTWSLPEFRAPKED from the exons ATGTCCCTCATCCCATGGCTTCGGTGGAATGAAGGCCCCCCGCGGCCGTCATCCCGGAGGCCGGCTGAGATGGTGCTGGACACGCTCATGATGGAGCTGGCGGGACAGATGCGAGAGGTGGAGAGGCAGCAATGGGAGCGCAGCAACGCAGTCAGGAAGATCTGCACTGGGGTGGACTACAGCTGGCTGGCCAGCACACCCCGGCCCACCTACGACCTCAGCCCTGGCGAGCGGCTGCAGCTGGAGGACGTCTGTGCCAAGATCCACCCGTCCTACTGCGGGCCCGCCATCCTCAG GTTCCGGCAGCTACTGGCCGAGCAGGAGCCTGAGGTGCGGGAGGTGTCCCAGCTCTTCCGCTCGGTGCTGCAGGAGGTCCTGGACAGAatgaagcaggaggaggaggcccgCAAGCTGACGCGCCAGTGGAGCCTACGGCCCCGCGGCAACCTGGCGCTGGCCACCTTCAAGACCCGCGCGCGCATCTCTCCCTTCACCAGCGACATCCGGACCATCTCGGAGGACGTGGAGCGGGACACGCCGCCGCCGCTCCGGACCTGGAGCCTGCCCGAGTTCCGGGCGCCCAAAGAGGACTGA